tgagtttgttgttgttgttagtgTTTTTTCCATCATCCATAGTAGAATTGAACAGGTTTAAATGGGGCAAAATGGATACAGAGGATCATATAGGCAGCCCAACTTGGAGGTTGAGCCCAGCATAGTAGTTGTTCTTGTTTTGTAGGATAGAGAAGGGTTACTTTTTCATAAAGTAGATCAACTGTATGGTATGACAAAAAACTGCATATTAATCTTGAAATATTGGTCTTTCAGGGGATCGAGCTGGAGCAGTATATGTCAAACTAGCGAGTTGTCATTTGAAAGTAAGTTTTTCATCCTCTTGAATGACTTATCTATATATCAACCACATAAATAGGCAGTAAAATGGTTATGAACCCACGATGATGAAATGTAAGTGATGCTTCGGACTTAGAAAATCTTAGGCCAAACTAAATGTTGATCAGTGAAGacaagaaaattttgaagtgTAGACGACTACTTGTACTTGAAATTCCATTCCTTTATCCGGTGGGAGGGTTTAGAGCCAGTTAAGCCAATAGTCTAGCAAAAGCTTTAGTAACACTAGCTACATCATTAGATCATTGACTAGCATACCGCCTCTGAATAGTCTATGTGGACCCTAGTCTTATTACTATTACTTTGAATTAATCCAATAATGCATCCAGCACTGGAAAAAGGCTGACGCGATAAAAAACCACTAGTTACAGAGCACGCCTTCCCCTTTCATTTTTCCTacaaactcaaattcttgaactattttttcttatcttttcaGTTGGATAGCAAACATGAGGCTGCTGGTGCTTACGCTAATGCTGCTCATTGCTACAAGAAGACAAATATGAGAGGTTGTGTGTTGCCTACTTTTGCTTCTGTCCACATCTTTTAGGTTGCGGAATGTCTTATGTGCGCCAAAATAATGTGTTGTTGACATCCTTGGGATATATGTCCACTGCACAGTAGATTGAAGCTCTTTTAGATTTCTTTAAATAGGAACtctttaaaagatattttgtaCAATATAGTAATGAAAAGAACTTACTTGTCCCAGAATTGTGGTCTATGCCTGGTCGTtcgtattgtagttgattttactACTCTCCTATTTATATATAGTGTCTCTATTGTCCCTTAGCAGTTGAATAATCTCCTTTATTTGTGAGCTTATGGCAAATGCTAAAAACATGATACTAGCAGTATTTAAATGCTTCCTGTAAAGATGTAGGAAGAATGCATTGTCCCAACTACTGGGGAATTGCTGAGCCCGCCTGCCCTGTGTAGACCTTCTGGTAAATGACTTGGTATATTTTATTAACATAAAAGCAAAACTCTAGTACCATATCGCTTTATCATTTCATGGTCATACTGTTTGTAATCATCATATcgaattcattttttaattcatcAGATATTACTTCAGctgaaaaataactttttatgatGTACCTCTTGCAGAGGCAATATCATGTCTAGAGCAGGCAGTACACATGTTTCTGGACATTGGAAGGCTAAATATGTCTGCAAGATATTACAAGGTACAACTATATTGTCAGTGAGAATCCGGATGTGCTCTTTGATGTTTCCGATAGCCGTACTGCGTGTTTGGTCAAAATTCTTTTCTAGTGTAAGGTCCAgttttttagtaaatttttttgcataGTCTCTTAtgtagaaatttaaatttttataccaTAGGAAGGTGATAAGTGACTGTCTAACGTAGTACATGGTTGCCccattttattaatgattatagatATTGTGTACAGTTATTTGGAATATATCTTGAAAGCTTGGTTTACAACTGAAAGATACATAATGAATCTGCCATGTCCAGGAAATTGCTGAGTTATATGAACAAGAGCAAAATTTGGAGCAGGCTATCACTTACTATGAGAAAGCAGCTGATCTTTTCCAGAGTGAGGATGTAACAACAACTGCAAATCAGTGCAAGCAGAAAATTGCAGAATTCTCtgctaaattagaaaagtaAGATTCTTTGTCTTGAAGTAGTAATTTGGTTTTTCTAAAGAAGAATAATTGTGTTTGGCAATTGCAAAGTTCATTGCTGAACATGTAATGTTGACACAGTTGAAGACAAAGGCAACTTAAAATAGACCTAGAAACTGCAAGAAATTTCCCTTGAGGATAATTTCTGGATAATCTGGGAGGTCCGAATTTGATGCTAAGCTTCCCTCTTTATCCTATATATTTCTCTGTGGAATTATCGAATTCTTTCCTAATCTCTTGGAGTACTGGTGCCATAACTAATATATCCGTtgagaaaaggaaaagataTAAAAGGAGTCAGAACAGATAATTAAGAAAAGAAGTCAATTCCAAACTAAGAGTTGAAATGTTCAGTAAATGCCATTTTAAAGCTGATAATTTAATAAGTTATAAATGTTAATAAGCTAATGTTCAACTTCTAAGTTATAATTGCTCCATATGTAAGAATAACTGAACTTTTTGCCTTGTAAAAGGATCAACTTAACATTCAGTATTTGTCACCCAGATATCAAAGAGCAATTGAGATCTTTGAGGAGATAGCACAACACTCCATCAAGAACAACTTGTTGAAGTATGGAGTTAGAGGTCATCTTCTGAATGCTGGTATTTGCCAACTTTGTAGAGGTGATGTTGTTGCAATTAACAATGCATTGGAGCGATATCAGGTGGAATGTCCTTGTTAAGTCTCTTAAGATTTCAACGGGACATGATATGTTTAAGTAAATAATACATCCTAACTTGCAGGAACTGGATCCAACATTTTCAGGGACACGCGAGTGCAAGTTGCTAGTGGTATGCCATAGCTTGTATTTTAACTTAAGCATGCGAGTTCTTTTATCTCTATCCATTCCCCACCTCTTTGAATCAAGTTTGCCTGCCTTACCTGTGTATATAGCAAGTACATATGGTATCAAGTGTGTAAAATTGTTAAGAATTATCCAAAATTTGAATTGTCAACTTTAATGTGGTTGATCTGGAGCTTAAATGCAGCGTTTAATGCAGACAGGGGAAATGTATGTATGGGGATGAATTACCAGGACGCGGAATGGAGTTTCATCCACGGTTGACTTGTGTCTGATCTTTTTGTTATCCTTTTTTTGAGGCATAAAATTTGCGCATTTATTTATTAGTCAAGCCTGTGTTAGGGTAAACTGGTTGGATCGATGAACGTGCAGATCTTAACAACATATAGTATATGtggttttgtaaaaaaataggagaaatgtcgatgtatttttatttaaccGGAATCAAATCAGATAAAACTGACCAGTAGAAATGATTTCTTTGTGACATAAGCACAATGCTTGCAAACCAACATAGCTTTGAGGTCCATCTAGGCGAGTGCCAGAATAACTGTGCTCTCTTGCTTCATAAATATGAGTATGATTTGCGATACTACTTTTTGCAATGACAGGATTTGGAAGCTGCAATTGACGAGGAAGATGTTGCAAAGTTTACTGGTTGTCTCAAGGAATATGATAGCATGACAAAGCTGGtaaatttttagttttcatCACATTCCTTGCCCACAAAAAGATACCAACTACGTATATTGCTCTATATAGCAGAAAAGTTGCTCCgagttttttcttctctctagCATTTAATGAGGTTATAAACTCCATTTGTGCTCCATTATGAGATTGCGCTGCAGATTTTATGAAACCACGTAGAAGTAGTTTCATTCCAGGACTGATTGATGTTGCAGTTAACCTTCAGGCGTTGTGTAAATATATCGCCATTGGAACTTAACAGCAGAATTGTAACTGAAACATCTTTGGTAGTTCATATAATGTACCCTACTTGATAGTGCCAGTCCCACGCGACTAAACTAAAGAAAGGAATCCTTCTGTTTTCTGGATATTTCAGAATATTTACTTTCTAAAACTTGTTTTCATATTTCACTCATCCAAGTGAGATAGGTTTTTCAT
This DNA window, taken from Solanum lycopersicum chromosome 5, SLM_r2.1, encodes the following:
- the LOC101263814 gene encoding alpha-soluble NSF attachment protein-like — encoded protein: MGDQIAKGEEFVKKAEKKLSGWGLFGSKYDDAADLFDKAANCFKLAKSWDRAGAVYVKLASCHLKLDSKHEAAGAYANAAHCYKKTNMREAISCLEQAVHMFLDIGRLNMSARYYKEIAELYEQEQNLEQAITYYEKAADLFQSEDVTTTANQCKQKIAEFSAKLEKYQRAIEIFEEIAQHSIKNNLLKYGVRGHLLNAGICQLCRGDVVAINNALERYQELDPTFSGTRECKLLVDLEAAIDEEDVAKFTGCLKEYDSMTKLDEWRTTLLLRVKEALKAKELEEDDLT